A stretch of the Colias croceus chromosome 13, ilColCroc2.1 genome encodes the following:
- the LOC123697013 gene encoding protein unc-13 homolog 4B isoform X6 has translation MNGMGTLRTKFRGVKKEMLERQTSMLIQSMTVDELYLEILYEILHNVGGCDVGCEIGAQAMLSYVQEAFKISNEKHTELLTQAEAKEPPELMLNVEVIEGKDLVPKDPNGLSDPFVTIYLTSNTSHRYNTSVKSSTLNPVWEEYFSLPMSGNVHEDSLVLEVWDFDPAETVKEKMTKIFEVKGVKGLRKLMKEIAITASTGKHDNELIGTSNIPLKSIPAGGMTMWLNLSKKSKVRRQGVVKVRFNFSSEKNSQVAAQEHRHLLRILLLHELESSKVAPYWWCGNFSAPAEGILTQHAAQSGLTQTDNMLAQWLVFCAVTVDHPLSFALFNNLLEKIAKPLQSGLVNEEDVKLFWDGTKKLLPTCYSHIRKLRKKTAGDKTVMKTLREVLRILYKLSSLDVPETIDLFPVNLYGWLKEKGDGSILTISDVLNQAAIQGAADWFVHILDNNECKDKTEDSRLQHLIRVIQLVRSDLQRAIEYFDRVFVEVMSFPYSKTLYGVYEDKIASLVEPEVLQVCKSLKRLRYSEGSTNSVHLAGGLNGETGLGTPDVGSEPLAMGTTLFELYLALQRFLTLGQGLNEAEWSSYSISKFHSWFFGGVAQWLDIAAFKALTRIEKAVELDNLVPVDSNVKYSSSGVDTLAIFYQIKIFWQQLAWPDVEGCYTFVAKIIDDICRCCVFYSDKMATRVENIGTVTSVYEERFEVTTEWCVAINNIDYVRQSLQPFVQELGMDEIIQKMCETRTPLEAQRCRDTLHNVIANAIDTVKNKIVELLEVMIKKMMPSITRFLMEGAELLHQDCSSMDRVMRYLEANLDTLYQHLNNENFSRTLDIVWEQLGEVLYELIQANLEKETVATRIRLFRLRFSKNKVAPMNLTFRHRRAKITRYIDPRRLTKSAAANLDAKRRPPAFFSNLHECLKIMIRSFRQDNKEIYSSDTLKRVEYLLKLHGMETRELIHQYHLERWQEQQAVSEPKMGLLTVRAQFIENNLKIEIMNARNLVATDSNGLCDSYVRVALLPEDTFANVEKPKTQTHNKNLFPLYDEMFVITLSPEQRRTQDGLLHFVIKDKDMFSVSNTFVGEAYVHFSEVPDTPAPISSLPQQHLPLSRPGNIDGDAIKALESRQGDKQARDFVKKQRQKMPSKQFFSLG, from the exons ATGAATGGAATGGGGACTCTGCGAACTAAGTTCAGGGGGGTGAAGAAGGAAATGCTAGAGCGGCAGACCAGCATGCTCATACAATCCATGACT gtcgATGAACTCTATTTGGagattttgtatgaaattttacACAATGTCGGCGGATGTGACGTAGGATGCGAGATCGGAGCTCAGGCTATGCTGTCTTATGTACAAGAGGCtttcaaaatatcaaatgagAAGCACACAGAGCTCCTAACACAAGCTGAAGCCAAAGAGCCGCCAGAACTAATGCTAAACGTAGAAGTAATAGAAGGCAAAGACTTAGTTCCTAAAGACCCCAATGGCCTTAGTGATCCCTTCGTCACAATATATTTAACTTCCAACACTTCGCATAGGTACAACACCTCTGTGAAATCTAGTACACTAAATCCGGTATGGGAAGAATATTTTTCGCT GCCCATGTCAGGGAATGTTCATGAAGACTCACTAGTTTTAGAAGTAtg GGATTTTGATCCAGCGGAAACAGTAAAAGAAAAgatgacaaaaatatttgaagtgAAAGGCGTAAAAGGTTTGCGAAAGCTCATGAAAGAGATAGCAATAACCGCGTCAACTGGCAAACACGATAATGAGCTTATTGGGACATCGAATATACCATTAAAA tcAATACCAGCGGGTGGTATGACGATGTGGTTGAATCTTAGTAAGAAGAGCAAAGTACGGCGTCAGGGTGTCGTCAAAGTGAGATTTAATTTCTCATCCGAGAAGAATTCGCAAGTTGCTGCGCAAGAGCATAGGCACCTGTTAAGGATATTACTGTTGCATGAGCTTGAGAGTTCGAAG GTAGCGCCATACTGGTGGTGCGGTAACTTCAGCGCACCAGCTGAGGGTATCCTCACACAGCACGCGGCACAAAGCGGGCTGACTCAGACGGACAACATGTTGGCGCAGTGGCTGGTCTTCTGCGCGGTTACTGTGGACCATCCGCTCAGTTTTGCATTATTCAATAATCTGCTGGAGAAGATCGCTAAACCTTTGCAGAGTG gtcTCGTAAACGAAGAGGATGTAAAGCTATTTTGGGACGGCACTAAAAAGCTACTCCCAACATGCTACAGTCACATCAGGAAATTAAGAAAGAAGACAGCTGGCGACAAAACTGTTATGAAAACTCTACGGGAAGTTTTAAGgatactttataaattatccTCATTGGATGTGCCAGAAACGATTGATTTGTTCCCCGTTAATCTATATGGTTGGTTGAAAGAGAAAGGCGATGGCAGTATATTGACCATTTCGGATGTTTTGAACCAAGCGGCCATTCAAGGGGCCGCGGATTGGTTCGTACATATCTTGGACAATAACGAGTGTAAGGATAAGACAGAAGATTCTAGATTGCAGCATTTAATACGGGTTATACAATTGGTGCGTTCAGATCTACAGCGCGCTATCGAATATTTTGATAGGGTTTTTGTTGA GGTAATGAGTTTCCCCTACTCAAAAACGCTATACGGAGTGTACGAAGACAAAATAGCGTCTCTCGTTGAGCCAGAAGTGTTGCAAGTGTGTAAAAGCCTGAAACGGTTAAGGTATAGCGAAGGTTCGACGAATAGTGTGCATTTAGCGGGAGGGTTGAATGGAGAAACTGGTCTGGGAACTCCCGATGTTGGTTCTGAACCATTGGCCATGGGAACCACGCTGTTTGAACTGTATTTGGCGTTGCAGAGGTTCTTAAC GTTGGGTCAAGGTCTCAATGAAGCTGAATGGAGTTCCTATTCAATATCTAAGTTCCACTCTTGGTTTTTCGGTGGAGTAGCCCAATGGCTCGACATAGCCGCTTTCAAAGCTCTCACTCGTATAGAAAAAGCTGTAGAGCTGGATAATTTAGTGCCAGTTGACTCTAACGTTAAATACAGCAGTTCTGGAGTGGACACATTGGCTATTTTCTACCAGATTAAGATATTCTGGCAGCAATTAGCCTGGCCGGATGTGGAAGGGTGCTACACTTTTGTTGCTAAGATTATTGAT GACATCTGTCGTTGCTGTGTGTTCTATTCTGACAAGATGGCGACACGCGTTGAGAACATTGGTACCGTAACATCGGTATATGAGGAGCGATTCGAAGTAACTACAGAATGGTGTGTCgcgataaataatatagattatgtGAGGCAAAGCTTGCAGCCGTTTGTACAAGAGCTGGGAATGGACGAGATTATACAGAAGATGTGTGAGACCAGAACGCCGTTGGAGGCTCAGAG GTGTAGAGATACGTTGCATAATGTTATAGCTAATGCAATAGATAcggtcaaaaataaaattgtagaacTACTAGAAGTAATGATCAAAAAG atgaTGCCATCAATAACAAGGTTCCTAATGGAAGGAGCAGAATTACTGCACCAAGATTGTTCAAGCATGGACCGAGTGATGCGTTACCTCGAAGCGAATCTCGACACTTTGTACCAACACTTGAATAATGAGAACTTTTCTAGAACACTCGATATTGTATGGGAACAATTAGGAGAAGTTTTATATGAATTGATACAAGCCAATTTGGAG AAAGAAACAGTTGCTACTCGTATTCGCTTGTTTAGATTACGATTTAGCAAAAACAAAGTTGCGCCAATGAACTTAACCTTTCGG CACCGCAGGGCAAAGATAACACGGTATATCGACCCGAGACGATTGACCAAATCGGCCGCCGCCAACTTAGACGCG AAACGTCGACCACCAGCATTCTTCTCGAACCTCCACGAATGTCTCAAGATAATGATTCGATCGTTCCGACAAGATAACAAGGAGATATATTCGTCTGATACGCTCAAACGGGTGGAGTATTTGCTGAAGTTGCATGGTATGGAGACAAGGGAGTTGATACATCAGTACCATTTGGAAAGATGGCAGGAACAACAAGCGGTTAGTGAGCCCAAAATGGGTTTGCTGACGGTACGAGCCCAGTTCATTGAGAACAACTTGAAGATAGAGATCATGAATGCCAGGAATTTGGTCGCCACGGACTCTAATG GTTTATGTGATTCGTATGTCCGTGTAGCGTTATTACCTGAAGACACATTCGCAAATGTAGAGAAACCTAAAACTCAGACGCACAATAAGAATCTCTTTCCGTTGTATGATGAAATGTTTGTAAT CACGCTATCCCCTGAACAGCGTCGCACCCAAGACGGTCTACTCCATTTCGTGATAAAGGACAAGGACATGTTCAGTGTGAGCAACACGTTCGTGGGCGAGGCGTACGTGCACTTTAGCGAAGTGCCCGACACGCCTGCACCTATCAGCAGCTTGCCGCAACAACACTTGCCGCTATCTAGACCCGGGAATATTG ATGGCGATGCTATAAAAGCTCTGGAGTCGAGGCAAGGCGACAAACAAGCGCGGGACTTCGTGAAGAAACAGCGACAAAAGATGCCAAGTAAACAGTTCTTTTCATTGGGCTGA